One Phaseolus vulgaris cultivar G19833 chromosome 2, P. vulgaris v2.0, whole genome shotgun sequence DNA window includes the following coding sequences:
- the LOC137812863 gene encoding protein NRT1/ PTR FAMILY 1.2-like → MLMEQKKATQLVERKKGGFRTMPFIIANETFERVANVGLHVNMILYLLQEYHFDPATAAIIVFLWNAMSNFMPIFGAFISDSWLGRFRVISLGTIIDLVGLVVLWLTAVIRSARPECHEEPCANPTPFQLLFLFSSLALMALGAGGIRPCTLAFTADQINNPENPKNESTMKSFFNWYYVSVGISVSISVIFIVYIQVKEGWGVGFGIPVGLMSFSAIMFFSGSSLYIKVKPNKSLLTSLAQVIVVAWKNRHLPLPPKNSDTWYSTNHSNLLQPTDKVRFLNKACIVKNREKDLDSDEMPIDPWSLCTVRQVEELKAIIKVLPIWSTGIIFATTISQQSFSVVQAVTMNKEVFHMDIPATNFSAFIILTLTVWVAIYDRIVVPLFPKGRGLTVKQRMGFGIVISCLATAVAVLVERKRRNEAMREGFIDNPKGVVKMSAMWLVPQYCLYGLAEGLNVIGQIEFYYSQFPRAMSSIAISLCTFSFGVGNLVGSLIVKVVKDGTGKGGKTSWLASNINRGHYDYYYALLLILNLVNLLVFLAWSAAYGSTQDIQNWDQELHTDITPEKEMDNKLTKQ, encoded by the exons ATGCTAATGGAGCAAAAGAAAGCCACCCAACTGGTTGAAAGGAAAAAGGGTGGTTTCAGAACCATGCCCTTTATCATAG CAAACGAGACATTTGAAAGGGTTGCAAATGTGGGGCTGCATGTGAACATGATATTGTACCTGCTACAAGAGTATCATTTTGACCCTGCAACAGCAGCTATTATAGTGTTCCTGTGGAACGCCATGTCTAATTTTATGCCCATCTTTGGTGCCTTCATTTCTGATTCTTGGCTTGGAAGATTTCGTGTTATTTCCCTGGGAACTATCATCGACCTTGTT GGTTTAGTTGTACTGTGGCTCACAGCAGTGATTAGGAGTGCAAGGCCTGAATGTCATGAAGAACCTTGTGCAAATCCTACTCCATTTCAACTTCTATTTCTTTTCTCTTCACTTGCTCTCATGGCTCTTGGAGCTGGTGGAATTAGGCCATGTACCTTAGCATTCACGGCTGATCAAATCAACAACCCTGAAAACCCAAAAAATGAGAGCACCATGAAGAGCTTCTTCAATTGGTACTATGTTTCGGTTGGCATTTCAGTATCAATTTCAGTGATATTTATAGTGTACATCCAAGTTAAAGAAGGGTGGGGTGTAGGTTTTGGAATTCCTGTGGGGCTTATGTCATTTTCTGCTATCATGTTTTTCTCGGGCTCTTCTTTATATATCAAAGTGAAACCAAACAAGAGCTTGCTCACTAGCTTGGCCCAAGTGATTGTGGTAGCCTGGAAAAACAGACACTTGCCCCTTCCTCCCAAGAACTCCGACACATGGTATTCAACCAATCACTCTAATCTTCTTCAACCAACTGATAAAGTGAG GTTCTTGAACAAGGCTTGCATAGTGAAGAACAGAGAGAAAGATTTGGACAGTGATGAGATGCCGATTGACCCATGGAGTTTGTGTACAGTGAGACAAGTAGAGGAGTTGAAAGCCATAATAAAAGTCCTTCCTATTTGGTCCACTGGGATCATATTTGCAACTACCATAAGCCAACAATCATTTTCTGTGGTTCAAGCAGTGACCATGAACAAGGAGGTGTTCCATATGGACATTCCAGCAACCAACTTCAGTGCATTCATAATCCTCACTTTAACCGTGTGGGTGGCTATTTATGACCGCATTGTAGTTCCCTTGTTCCCAAAGGGGCGAGGACTCACTGTGAAGCAAAGAATGGGATTTGGAATAGTGATCTCATGCTTGGCAACTGCAGTGGCAGTGTTGgtagagagaaagagaaggaaTGAAGCAATGAGGGAAGGGTTTATAGACAACCCCAAAGGAGTGGTGAAGATGTCTGCAATGTGGTTAGTGCCTCAATACTGCTTATATGGTTTAGCAGAGGGTTTGAATGTCATTGGACAGATAGAGTTCTATTACTCCCAGTTTCCTAGGGCAATGTCAAGCATTGCTATTTCCCTATGCACCTTTAGCTTTGGGGTAGGGAACCTTGTGGGTAGCCTTATTGTGAAGGTTGTGAAAGATGGAACAGGGAAAGGAGGAAAAACAAGTTGGCTAGCATCAAATATCAACAGAGGCCACTATGACTACTACTATGCCCTTCTTCTCATTCTGAATTTGGTTAATTTATTGGTTTTCTTAGCATGGAGTGCAGCTTATGGAAGCACTCAGGATATTCAGAATTGGGATCAAGAGCTTCACACAGATATCACTCCAGAAAAAGAGATGGACAACAAATTAACAAAACAATAG
- the LOC137812864 gene encoding cyclin-dependent kinase F-1-like has translation MEMDPPPKSWSIHTRSEIIAKYEVMERVGSGAYADVYRGRRLSDGLTVALKEIHDYQSAFREIDALELLQGFPNVIVLHEYFWREDEDAVLVLEFLRTDLATVIADAAKANQPLPAGQLKRWMIQILSGVDACHRNMVLHRDLKPSNLLISENGHLKIADFGQARILTEEPGFDASNNHEEYSRDIDNKDTGINTHGGNATCTTSDIDREDEEKELGCFTSCVGTRWFRAPELLYGSRDYGLEVDLWSLGCIFAELLTLRPLFPGAADIDQISRIIGVLGNLDESIWVGCSKLPDYGIISFSKVENPSGIEACLPNRSPDEVALVKRLVCYDPAKRATAMELIHDKYFNEEPLPVPVSELPVPLNRKGQDEDSPGGWGDLDEMESDSDFDDFGPLNITRTGTGFSIQFP, from the exons ATGGAGATGGATCCTCCACCCAAGAGCTGGAGCATCCATACCCGATCCGAGATCATCGCCAAGTACGAGGTCATGGAGCGGGTCGGGTCAGGAGCTTACGCCGACGTCTACCGCGGCCGTCGCCTCTCCGATGGCCTCACCGTCGCCCTCAAAGAAATCCACGACTACCAGTCCGCGTTCCGAGAAATCGATGCGTTAGAGCTCCTCCAGGGATTCCCAAACGTCATCGTTTTGCACGAATACTTCTGGCGCGAGGACGAAGACGCCGTCCTCGTCCTCGAGTTCCTCAGGACCGACTTGGCAACCGTCAtcgctgacgccgccaaggccAACCAGCCCCTCCCCGCCGGCCAGCTCAAGCGCTGGATGATCCAGATTCTCTCTGGCGTCGACGCCTGCCACCGCAACATGGTCCTCCATCGTGATTTGAAGCCCTCGAATCTCTTAATTTCCGAAAACGGCCACCTCAAGATCGCCGATTTTGGACAG GCAAGAATTCTCACGGAGGAGCCTGGATTTGATGCTTCTAATAATCATGAAGAATATTCTAGAGACATTGATAATAAGGATACTGGTATTAATACTCACGGTGGAAATGCAACATGCACCACAAGTGACATAGACAGGgaagatgaagagaaagaaCTTGGTTGTTTCACTTCATGTGTTGGGACTCGTTGGTTTAGGGCTCCTGAGTTGCTTTATGGATCCAGAGACTATGGTTTGGAGGTTGATTTGTGGTCCTTGGGATGTATATTTGCGGAGCTATTAACTCTGCGGCCTTTGTTTCCTGGAGCTGCTGATATTGACCAGATCAGTAGAATCATTGGTGTTTTAGGTAACCTCGATGAGAGTATTTGGGTTGGTTGTTCTAAACTTCCTGATTATGGGATAATCTCCTTTAGCAAGGTGGAAAACCCTTCTGGTATTGAAGCCTGTTTACCTAATAGGTCCCCTGATGAAGTGGCTCTGGTGAAAAGACTGGTTTGTTATGATCCTGCTAAGAGGGCTACGGCAATGGAGTTGATTCATGACAAGTACTTCAATGAAGAGCCTCTTCCTGTGCCGGTTTCTGAGCTGCCAGTTCCTCTTAACAGAAAAGGGCAAGATGAGGATTCCCCTGGTGGGTGGGGTGATTTAGATGAAATGGAATCTGATTCTGATTTTGATGACTTTGGCCCTCTCAATATCACAAGAACTGGTACCGGTTTCTCCATACAGTTTCCTTGA